One Lucilia cuprina isolate Lc7/37 chromosome 4, ASM2204524v1, whole genome shotgun sequence DNA segment encodes these proteins:
- the LOC111686016 gene encoding torso-like protein, with product MNPKNGLFWQLTLILVATCVRLSSSRESQLRVGKALNVFVRFGYLGISMRVIPTNDTNEDVRWLFKEPTRNIYKDLSNLDESQEQNTPGIFHGDFHMEFCDNRRQLYQAYFRDFTIERLDRPWEAFTGGWFPDNAAKKLGINTSFIQGDYSYVLVRVVRFRETGKFKSEIPNNLTLENDVRERMNEIVTGNVTTAVKFFENVGTHYINSYTTGNSLYQVFVYNRKNYQMIKERIKTKGINALSKQDLYHLFAPWVAEHLGQIRSASANNTVERWARRKLQYEYLLVKYVTLLKLHGNGTLLRTLDTLLGNDAILQLDLKSLNVIFRNEPEKQNWFHEVLDNHMKLWEANMPQN from the exons ATGAACCCAAAAAATGGGTTGTTTTGGCAGTTAACACTAATATTAGTGGCAACATGCGTGCGCTTGAGTAGTAGTCGTGAATCTCAACTAAGAGTTGGAAAAGCTTTAAATGTATTTGTCCGATTTGGTTATTTGGGAATATCGATGCGTGTTATTCCAACCAATGATACCAATGAAGATGTCAGATGGCTGTTTAAAGAACCTACCCGAAATATATACAAA GATTTAAGTAATTTGGATGAAAGTCAGGAACAAAATACACCAGGTATTTTTCATGGCGATTTTCATATGGAATTTTGCGACAATCGTCGTCAACTGTACCAGGCTTATTTTCGTGACTTCACTATAGAGCGGTTAGACCGGCCTTGGGAAGCGTTTACTGGTGGCTGGTTTCCTGATAATGCAGCTAAAAAACTTGGTATAAATACTTCCTTTATACAAGGTGATTACTCGTATGTTCTTGTACGTGTTGTGCGGTTTCGAGAAACAGGCAAATTTAAGTCAGAAATACCCAATAATTTGACACTTGAAAATGATGTGCGGGAAAGGATGAACGAAATTGTTACTGGAAACGTTACAACGgctgtaaaattttttgaaaatgtaggAACTCATTATATTAACTCATATACAACTGGAAACTCCTTATATCAg GTCTTCGTTTACAATCGTAAAAACTATCAAATGATTAAGGAACGCATAAAAACAAAAGGAATTAATGCTTTATCCAAACAAGATCTCTATCATTTATTTGCGCCCTGGGTTGCAGAACATTTGGGCCAAATACGATCAGCAAGCGCCAATAATACAGTTGAGAGATGGGCTCGGCGCAAACTTCAATATGAATATCTACTTGTCAAATATGTTACACTACTTAAACTACACGGCAACGGCACTTTGCTTCGAACGCTAGACACTCTTTTAGGGAACGACGCCATATTACAGCTGGATTTAAAATCACTCAATGTTATATTTCGCAACGaaccagaaaaacaaaattggtTTCATGAAGTTTTAGACAATCATATGAAGCTATGGGAAGCCAATATGCCACAAAATTAA